The DNA window TTATAtcaatttaagtacattttcatcaTTGATATTGTTTCACTTGCATTGTTCTCAAATGTGTCTTGTTAtattgtttctgtcttttttcctgtttttcacattttttctgtgttatttttacACGGCACTGGATAAGAGGTGCTTTACATGTGAAGTTTGATTGAGACAAATTAACAACTGCAAATGCACAACAGCAGTGTTTTGTAGCATTTTTCCACTAACCCTTCcctttaaaaagtttaataGTATAAAACTTCAGTGTTTACCAAAGGGgaaatgattaaaaagcaaataaagcaaCAGCAGTACATAATACTGATCTGTGCACTTTGGTAAAATGTGATCTGACTTAAGTACACAAAGTCTGTTTGTACATTTGTGTGTGGTGACAGTAACTCAGCGTAATGTTTACTATTTCTTCACTTCTTAGACTTTTCGGGAATTGTCCTCAACAATGATTAACTGGTCTGGATTTGAAACGGGCTCTTCACTCTGCTTCGTCTTCAATTCCTGACAAAATGTGCGTGAGATATCTTGTTCTCCTGGTTTGGTTTCCAGGAGTGCTGCAtggtaaaaacattaaattctctaACTTAGAAACATCttaatttgttaaataaattCTGTTTAATATGTACTATTGTTTCTTGTTGTATTTCAGCTGCCAGTGCAGCTGAGAATTGTTCTGCTCCCATTCTGAATGGCGGCTATTTGGTCCCTGAGCAAGAAGTTTATTCTCATGAAACAATGCTCAGTTATGGCTGTGAGAAAGGACTCAAACCAGCAGCGGAGGGTTGGTGGGGGACAAGCACATGTCAAGATGGCACCTGGTCTCCTCAACCAGAATGTATAGGTAAGTGTTTCGTAaatatttcttcttctcctttacaTTCAAGGTGGTCTTGGAAAATTTGTATATGCTGACATCAGATAGcatgaaaatgacatttcaCATTTCTGCATGATGATGCTACTTGTTttgaatgcttttttaaaaagaggcttgtagcaccctataatgtaataatttcctgaaaatgtaatacaatTTGCACTTTACTCGAtctaaaatgttacaaaaaaaacgataatgtaataacttcaccaataatgtaataaaatattctgactgatattgtaataacattttattacattttcaggagtttttttcccccaaaactgATTATGAAATACTTGacagataatatatatatatatatatgttcctTTTCAGTCCAGAGTTCTACATTTTGTGTAATCTAAGAATGTTATATACACTGTTTTTGAAACAACAGAAAGACTATTGGGTTAAATAGACCGACCTTGAGTACCACACGGTCTTATGTACGTGTACAAATACGAAGGGACATGCAACTACATCCTGGTCTTATGAGTGGGTGATGGACTTACCTCCTTGGGATACCAGAATTCCAACTCAGATAAACTTCTGAGCATCACTGGAGACCTTTAGGTAACTCTTCCCTTAACGTACCTCTTCACAGATTTCCAACAAATCACTACCTcatgaaaacaaccacaaaccaaCTAAACATCTTTCAGAAACACTTCATTTGAAGAGGATATACATAAGCATTCATAACATCTACATACACATTACTTGACACCTGACATAAACATAGGCCTTCATATCCACTCATAAATGGTTATTATATCACTTTCAATGTCAAATTGACATCTTACTCTatttcagggatgggcaactggaggcccgggggccgcatacggccctaaccctcacttgaagtggccctcagtacaactacatgcatttgagcatgaaatcttaaaagtgcagtgtagaaatgcacaaaattacttcttgcaattaatgttggtctgctgttcttgcactgaaaaaaaaaatcacagtaagtggttattttttatttgcttcaaaccttttgtattcctatttatattcctattatattcattttttgtactttctatattgctgattgatatttacatgtGCACATCATCCAGGCGAAAAATAACCCTTTACCCCCGCTGCTGAAAGaaatcctagaggaaacactggtTGAACCATAACAGTCTCGAGTAAACCAGCAGTGGTGACAGGTTTTAGTTGGAAAGTTGCTTTAGGAAGTTCACAGTTTAAATTCTTTAGTTATGTTGTTGCATGAGCAGGTCAGTCCTGGACTTTCCTTAACACGGGTGTCGATTAAGAAAAAGAACTGAAGAAACTTAAGAgaattatttaacttttatgatttaaaaatataactaaataaatcTGTATAGACtctaaatcagggatgggcaactgaaggcccgggggccgcatccggcccacaccctcacttgaagtggccctcagtacaactacatgcatttgagcattttttgagcaaatcttaaaagtgcacaagtgtaaaaatgcacaaaattacttgcaattaatgttggtctgctgttcttgcactggaaaAAGAAAGTAATCatagtaagtggttattttttatttgcttcaaaccttttgtattcctatttatactgttctacacgcatttgagcatgaaatataagttactgcactgtaagcatatttaaaattgcaatttcatcatatctggttaagtgcacggtcctatatgtggccctgtggtagtgtccatgaaaaattgtggccccttccagcatttaagttgcccatccctgctctatgtCAAGTGACATAGTGGTCAGCTGACATACTGTCTTAATTATAGTATATTATGACATTTACTTAAGACCAGGATGTAGTTGCATGTCCCTGCATATCTGTGCAATCTAACCCAATAGTCTTTCTGTTGTTTCAAATCCGGTGTGTATAACATTCTTAGattatcaaaaaacaaaatgtagaaCTCTGgactgaaaatgaacatatatatattacattatctgtCAAGTATTACATAATccattttggggaaaaaacaactcctgaaaatgtaataaaaatgttattacaatatcactcaggatattttattacattattggtgaagttattGCATTATTGGGTTGTATTACATTTTCGATTgagttaagtgcaaattttattacattttcaggtgttattacattatcaggaaattattacattatagggtgcTACAAGTCTTAAACGTACAGTgtctaaatgtaaaaacaaacaaaccctaaaataaaatgcaaaaacaggattaaagtgTTATATTATTTGAACATGTGttaattttttaagtaaattcaTACTTTTAGTAAAAATGCATATGAAATGTATTGCTCCACCTGTAACTAATgctttaaaagttcaaatatgaaaTATCTTCCGGGAGCAGCGGCATGTTTTATATCTTGtacagagatagagagagatttgagtctttaaccctttataatgacatttattgttttttcaagcAGGGGTTCCAAACCTGGGACCCCGCGAGTGGTCATGGGATGAATCTAAGAGGTCACCaatagtaaaagaaaaaaaaagaaagaaaaaagaattttgtTACAgcatcttgtgtttgttttttctgtaatcatGGCCTCTTTTATGTGAAACTCTCAGTAATTTTCTAGCCACACAGCAATGATCTGGGTCCAAGCAGGTTGAACTAAACAAGctcttgaaaaaacaaaccataTTCATGATTTGTTTGCAAGTAGCAAAACttgaatgggaaaaaaataataacaactacACATCATTCTGCTGGTTTcatctgtactgtatgtgtcagTTTTGGCAGCCTTGTGGAGATATACATGTAGAGGGAACTGATTTGACATATTTTCAAATTGATCTGAATTGAGTACAGGTGATTTATTTAGATTCtctaattttttttgcaaattctatGCATTGACTGAGTCATGACACTAGATTGTGCAAACCGAATTTCGTATGAATGCATGCAGCCAATGCAGGAGTTTTTTGGATCTGTGGCGCCCCCTTGAGGCTCAAATTTCAATGCATACATGAGCAACTGCAAATTGAtgaatcaatgaataaataaaataaaataaaaaataataaaataaaaataaaaatcaaaaatcaaaacaataaaaaataaattaaattaaaaaaatagaaagaaagttTTATCGGCCTGTAAAATTGCAATTGAAAATGTCTTGGATTGGCTTAATGGTTTGATTTTAGGATTTTGAGGAAAcatttgaatttttattttagagCAGAAGATCTGAGGAGTAAAGGCGCAGATTGATTCAGAAATCacaaattttgactttttgagataattgcaaaaaatatatacttcgTTTGtctttactcttcctgtaagtcgctttggataaaagcgtctgctaaatgactaaatgaaaaTATACTTGAGCTCAATAAGTGCTAATTCACAACTTGAAAACTATGATGAGGGGCCACAAGTagatattactttattatttaaaaataattataatcaaataatatcaGAAGGATAAAAGCTATTCTGTAAAGAATTAAAGTTTGATTGacgttttcttctttttttctccctcagaCAAAAAGGCCTGTATGCCAATAACTATCCCCAATGCAAAATACACTGTCAACAAAAATGGTTGGTATGCGGAGACAGACAGTATCACAATTACATGTGACCAAGGATATGGAGCGAGGGGCAACACAGCCAGATGTATGAATGGAGCATGGACCCCTGAGCTGGTCTGTGAGAGTAAGTCTGTCTCATGTGTTAATTCAGTAagctgtaaaaaacacaaacaatcaaacaaaaacaaaaacagaataacagtGACCAGGATAAGATCAATGGCTACATCTTACACCAAGGTCAACAACTCCAAAAATCAAGTGGTTACTCATCTGGAAACTGTTTCCGCcatgatttattttcttatctACAGGGAGTAGAGGATCATGTGATGAGCCCCCTAAAATCCCGCATGCAGTCATCATTTCTCAGGGATACCAGAGGGTGTTTGCCCAAGGCACAGAAGTGCAGTATGAATGTGAAGATGGATTTGAAATGAggggagaaaacaaaaaaacttgcaGAAATGCAAAATGGAACGGACAGCCAACATGCAGTAAGTAGACATCACACAAGGTCAAAAGGCGGCAACTAGCAGTGCTAACAACACTTAAAGGAACAACAACTGCTAACAGAGGTTACCGAGGGTTACCACAAAAACACCGGGGGCACGCTGCCACCAGTAGTCTGGACGGCCTTTTCAG is part of the Centropristis striata isolate RG_2023a ecotype Rhode Island chromosome 11, C.striata_1.0, whole genome shotgun sequence genome and encodes:
- the LOC131980195 gene encoding complement factor H-like, with protein sequence MCVRYLVLLVWFPGVLHAASAAENCSAPILNGGYLVPEQEVYSHETMLSYGCEKGLKPAAEGWWGTSTCQDGTWSPQPECIDKKACMPITIPNAKYTVNKNGWYAETDSITITCDQGYGARGNTARCMNGAWTPELVCERSRGSCDEPPKIPHAVIISQGYQRVFAQGTEVQYECEDGFEMRGENKKTCRNAKWNGQPTCTEKSGPHPGGSSGHPEPGDSNIKPAIVPPHNCGAAPVVKDGVVHVGLTSLTYQCVRHYKLVGPEQVMCYNNGEWSERPTCKADFCFVNTALYPELIPTGSYFLSDGAGKRLKCVRDPEWYTDHFIDFECNDGRLTRTPKCCHRLASYTIGC